From the Nodularia sp. NIES-3585 genome, one window contains:
- a CDS encoding Npun_R2479 family HD domain-containing metalloprotein has protein sequence MFNVTEILIDAFVDQIREGYRRTYGCLKNDYQDIIAWAGNMALENIANSDALYHNVEHSVLVAIVGQEILRGKHIREGGVSSEDWLHFIISLVCHDIGYVKGVCREDKEAIGLYSTGQDEKMISLHPGASDAALTPYHVDRAKLFIDQRFGGHKLIDAEVIKTNIELTRFPVPMAEDHQDTISYAGLVRAADLIGQLSDPRYLKKITSLFYEFQETGMNQVLNYKTPADLRKNYAKFYWNGVYPYIKDGLHYLSLTQQGKQIMANLYSNVFVVEHEKSQEENLYLLEQQHK, from the coding sequence ATGTTCAATGTCACTGAAATTTTAATTGATGCCTTTGTTGACCAAATTCGAGAAGGCTATCGGCGCACATACGGCTGCTTAAAAAATGATTATCAAGATATTATCGCTTGGGCTGGTAATATGGCTTTGGAAAATATTGCCAATAGCGATGCCCTGTATCACAATGTGGAACACTCTGTCTTAGTTGCGATTGTGGGGCAAGAAATTTTACGCGGTAAACACATCCGGGAAGGTGGGGTCTCTAGTGAAGACTGGCTGCATTTTATCATTTCCTTGGTGTGTCATGATATTGGCTATGTTAAAGGAGTTTGCCGAGAAGATAAAGAGGCAATCGGCTTATATTCCACAGGTCAAGATGAAAAAATGATTTCTCTGCATCCAGGGGCTTCTGATGCTGCTCTAACACCCTATCACGTTGATAGAGCCAAACTCTTCATTGACCAGCGTTTTGGTGGTCACAAGTTAATTGATGCTGAAGTCATTAAAACTAACATTGAGTTAACCCGGTTTCCAGTCCCTATGGCTGAAGATCATCAAGATACAATTAGCTATGCTGGCTTAGTACGTGCTGCTGATTTGATTGGTCAATTAAGTGACCCACGCTACTTAAAGAAAATTACTTCTTTATTCTACGAGTTTCAAGAAACTGGGATGAATCAAGTTCTGAATTACAAAACACCTGCCGATTTACGCAAAAACTACGCTAAGTTTTACTGGAATGGCGTTTATCCTTACATTAAAGATGGATTACATTACTTGTCTCTAACTCAGCAGGGTAAACAAATTATGGCTAATCTCTACTCAAATGTTTTTGTTGTAGAACATGAAAAGAGCCAAGAAGAAAATTTATATTTACTAGAACAACAACATAAGTAA
- a CDS encoding serine/threonine-protein kinase: MLGNTLVGRYQIISHLGDGGFGETFVASDTHLPGLPQCVVKKLKPQATDPVNLETARRLFDTEAQVLYKLGIHDRIPQLLAYFEENAEFYLVQEFIPGHHLSQELASGKIFSQEQVISLVQEILSILEFVHEQKVIHRDVNPRNLLRREEDGKLVLIDFGAVKQIVTQIISPGSQTKSTVAIGTPGYLPGEQAQGTPKFSSDIYAVGIIAIQALTGLSPNQLEIDIDTNEINWQHQTTVSPEFAQFIDKMVRYDFRQRYASATVALEKLQELMPPSSGTIVVSPALPLKPDPPLKRFNFKKYKKDIFIKFSSVILLIGVSGTAAVFIINSINANNAIALSQQGSTLFELQRYQDALAAYEEAVNISPDFVPGWSGQGKALSELKQYEAALAAYDQAIQIQPDYVEAWSGRGFVLRNLQRYPEAIASFDKALQLDHNSPEIWNAKGGVLSNLQQYNNAIQAYEKAIELQPNYYAAWYSKGLALHKLKQYDDAITAYETAIEYKPDYGQAWYSLGNALFNLNRFDYALEAYDKAVQYRPNFYPAWFSRSNILITLRRYPQAITSFEQAIKNNPNDYQSWYSRGWALHQSQRYEEAIESYQKAAAIKGNDYQIWYNLGNSQYILQKYQEAIASYDKAVRNQANHAESWYSRGNALFNLQQYEAAIGSYDQAIKYKPNYREAINARNQAQNQLSVKKPHSIIVPTIGDFED; encoded by the coding sequence ATGCTGGGAAACACACTTGTTGGAAGATACCAAATTATTAGCCACTTGGGAGATGGGGGATTTGGTGAAACTTTTGTGGCAAGTGATACTCACTTGCCGGGATTACCTCAGTGTGTTGTCAAGAAACTCAAACCCCAAGCCACTGACCCAGTAAATTTAGAGACAGCTAGGCGTTTATTTGATACGGAAGCGCAAGTTCTGTATAAATTAGGTATTCATGACCGGATTCCGCAACTGTTGGCGTATTTTGAAGAAAATGCCGAATTCTACCTAGTACAGGAGTTTATCCCAGGTCATCACCTCAGCCAAGAGTTAGCATCAGGAAAAATCTTCAGTCAAGAACAGGTGATTTCCCTTGTCCAAGAAATTTTGTCAATTCTAGAATTTGTTCACGAACAGAAGGTGATTCATCGCGATGTTAACCCGCGAAATTTACTCAGACGTGAGGAAGATGGTAAGTTAGTTTTAATTGACTTTGGGGCAGTTAAGCAAATTGTGACCCAGATAATTAGCCCTGGAAGTCAAACTAAATCCACTGTCGCCATCGGCACTCCCGGATATTTACCCGGAGAACAAGCCCAGGGTACACCAAAGTTTAGCAGTGATATCTATGCTGTGGGGATAATTGCCATTCAAGCCTTGACAGGTTTATCACCAAACCAGCTAGAAATCGATATAGATACCAATGAAATTAACTGGCAACATCAAACCACTGTGTCGCCAGAATTTGCCCAATTTATCGATAAAATGGTGCGTTATGATTTCCGGCAACGCTATGCTTCGGCAACTGTAGCATTGGAAAAACTGCAAGAATTAATGCCACCGTCATCTGGGACTATAGTTGTGAGTCCCGCTTTGCCACTCAAACCCGACCCACCACTGAAAAGGTTTAATTTTAAGAAGTACAAAAAAGATATATTTATTAAGTTTTCATCAGTAATACTATTAATTGGAGTTAGCGGCACAGCAGCGGTATTTATTATTAATAGTATTAATGCTAATAACGCGATCGCATTATCTCAACAAGGAAGTACACTGTTTGAATTACAGCGCTATCAAGATGCTTTAGCCGCTTATGAAGAGGCAGTAAATATTAGTCCCGATTTTGTTCCAGGATGGAGTGGTCAAGGCAAAGCACTGTCGGAATTAAAGCAATATGAGGCAGCGCTAGCAGCATACGACCAAGCCATTCAAATTCAGCCAGACTATGTAGAAGCATGGAGTGGTCGAGGCTTTGTACTGCGAAATTTACAGCGCTATCCAGAAGCGATCGCATCTTTTGATAAAGCATTACAATTAGATCATAATTCCCCAGAAATATGGAATGCCAAAGGCGGCGTTCTGAGTAATTTACAGCAATATAATAATGCGATTCAAGCTTATGAAAAAGCTATAGAGTTGCAACCTAATTATTATGCAGCTTGGTATAGTAAAGGTTTAGCATTGCATAAATTAAAGCAATACGATGATGCTATTACCGCTTACGAAACAGCTATTGAATATAAGCCAGATTATGGGCAAGCTTGGTATAGTTTAGGCAATGCTTTATTTAATTTAAATCGATTTGATTATGCTTTGGAAGCTTATGATAAAGCAGTTCAATACCGACCCAACTTTTACCCGGCTTGGTTTTCGCGCAGTAATATTTTAATTACTTTACGACGCTATCCACAAGCAATTACATCATTTGAGCAAGCCATTAAAAACAACCCCAATGACTACCAATCATGGTATAGTCGGGGTTGGGCGTTACATCAAAGCCAACGCTATGAAGAAGCGATAGAATCTTATCAAAAAGCCGCCGCGATTAAAGGAAATGATTATCAAATCTGGTATAATTTAGGTAATTCTCAATATATTTTACAGAAATATCAAGAAGCGATCGCATCCTACGATAAAGCAGTTCGTAATCAAGCCAATCATGCTGAAAGTTGGTACAGCCGAGGCAATGCTTTATTTAATTTACAACAATATGAAGCAGCAATTGGCTCTTATGACCAAGCCATAAAATACAAGCCGAATTATCGAGAAGCAATTAATGCCCGTAACCAAGCCCAAAACCAATTATCCGTTAAAAAACCACATTCGATAATTGTCCCAACTATTGGCGATTTTGAGGACTAA
- a CDS encoding glycosyl transferase: MMRPILYVAITNHGFGHATRTASVASTIQKLCPEVLLIMVTTAPRWLLECYIEGDFIHRPRAFDLGVVQADSLTMDKPATLAKLREIQKQQNSLIASEVNFIRQNRVDLILADIPFLAPLFGKAANIPCWMMSNFGWDLIYRDWGDEFITIADWISECYSQSEKLFRLPFHEPMSAFSNITDVGLTGGTPLYSAEQLRATWGMTAPKEKTILLTFGGLGLQQIPYENLRNFPDWQFIIFDKSAPELPNVWKISDKKYRPVDFMPICGRVVSKPGYGTFSEATKLDLPLVTIPRDDFAETNFLLEGIVNYNQHQILSPKEFFAGDWDFLHETPQPPKQSQPLAKDGNEAIAHAVIEYFKR; encoded by the coding sequence ATTATGCGCCCAATTTTATACGTAGCAATCACTAACCACGGATTTGGTCATGCTACTCGCACAGCATCAGTGGCATCAACAATTCAAAAGTTATGTCCAGAAGTTTTGCTAATTATGGTGACAACTGCCCCGCGGTGGTTGCTAGAGTGCTACATAGAAGGCGATTTCATCCATCGTCCCCGCGCTTTTGATTTGGGTGTAGTCCAGGCAGATAGTTTGACAATGGATAAACCTGCAACTTTAGCTAAGTTGCGGGAAATTCAAAAACAGCAAAATTCCCTGATTGCCTCAGAGGTCAATTTTATCCGTCAAAATCGGGTGGATTTAATCTTGGCAGATATTCCATTTTTAGCGCCTTTATTTGGCAAAGCGGCAAATATTCCCTGTTGGATGATGAGTAATTTTGGCTGGGATTTGATTTACCGAGACTGGGGAGACGAATTCATCACCATTGCTGATTGGATTAGTGAATGTTATTCCCAGTCAGAAAAGCTATTTCGTTTGCCTTTTCATGAACCGATGTCAGCCTTCAGTAATATTACAGATGTGGGTTTAACTGGTGGTACTCCACTTTACTCTGCTGAACAACTCCGGGCTACTTGGGGGATGACTGCGCCTAAAGAAAAAACAATTTTACTCACCTTCGGCGGTTTGGGTTTACAACAAATACCCTACGAAAATTTACGTAATTTTCCCGATTGGCAATTTATTATCTTTGATAAATCTGCCCCTGAGTTACCTAATGTCTGGAAAATTAGCGACAAAAAATACCGTCCTGTGGATTTTATGCCGATTTGTGGGCGTGTGGTTTCTAAACCCGGTTACGGCACTTTTTCGGAAGCGACAAAACTTGATCTACCTCTGGTGACGATTCCGCGAGATGATTTTGCTGAAACTAATTTTCTGTTAGAAGGTATTGTTAATTACAATCAACATCAAATTCTCAGCCCAAAGGAATTTTTTGCAGGTGATTGGGATTTTCTGCATGAAACGCCACAGCCTCCAAAGCAATCTCAACCTTTGGCTAAAGATGGGAATGAGGCGATCGCTCATGCTGTAATTGAGTATTTTAAAAGATAG
- a CDS encoding HAD family hydrolase: MERPKVILLDAVGTLFGVKGSVGEVYSQIAKEFDVEVSAEILNTSFLQSFQASAPPVFPNAELHDLPQREFEWWRKIALNTFESAGVLSQFDDFSGFFSELYIHFGTAEPWFVYPDVLSSLIDWRRQGIELGILSNFDSRIFSVLQSLELSSYFTSVTISTQARAAKPDPKIFAIALAKHDCPPDAAWHIGDSIVEDYQGAKAAGLRGIWINRQKNSSPD; this comes from the coding sequence ATGGAACGACCGAAAGTTATTCTTCTAGATGCTGTTGGCACACTCTTCGGCGTAAAAGGCAGTGTGGGCGAAGTTTATAGTCAAATAGCCAAGGAATTTGATGTTGAAGTTTCAGCAGAAATATTAAATACAAGCTTTCTGCAAAGCTTTCAAGCATCAGCACCACCAGTCTTTCCCAATGCAGAGTTACATGATCTTCCCCAACGAGAGTTTGAATGGTGGCGGAAAATCGCCCTGAATACTTTTGAAAGTGCAGGTGTGCTGTCACAATTTGATGATTTTTCTGGGTTTTTTAGTGAACTCTATATCCACTTTGGTACTGCTGAACCTTGGTTCGTTTATCCTGATGTCTTGTCATCTTTAATAGACTGGCGAAGACAGGGTATTGAACTAGGGATACTGTCCAATTTTGATTCCCGCATTTTTTCAGTATTGCAAAGTTTAGAATTGAGCAGTTATTTTACCTCTGTCACCATTTCTACTCAAGCCCGGGCGGCAAAACCTGATCCCAAAATTTTTGCGATCGCTTTAGCAAAACACGATTGTCCACCTGACGCAGCGTGGCACATTGGTGACAGCATTGTAGAGGATTATCAAGGAGCTAAAGCGGCTGGATTGAGGGGGATTTGGATTAATCGCCAGAAAAACTCGTCACCGGATTGA
- the hisC gene encoding histidinol-phosphate transaminase, with translation MTNYFRSNIDAMASYVPGEQPQRGIQTIKLNSNENPYPPSPAVLAVLKNIEGEWLRRYPEPLGGEFRRAASKVLGVPSDWIIVGNGSDEVLNLVIRACTEPGKKVVYPIPTYVLYVTLTQMQGAELVEIPYGEDYKLPLEEIIAANGSVTFIASPNSPSGHIVPIDDLRQLASRLAGVLVIDEAYVDFAEENALALVKEYENVIVIRTLSKGYSLAGLRLGFGVANPRLLHGLFKVKDSYNIDAIACTLGTAAITDQDYKNACVAKVKASRTQLATDLKKLNFQVWDSQTNFLLVQPPQENAEYLYQQLKERQILVRYFPQPGLDNKLRITVGTDAQNQILIETLSQICS, from the coding sequence ATGACCAACTACTTCCGCTCTAATATCGATGCAATGGCTAGCTATGTCCCTGGTGAACAGCCTCAACGTGGCATCCAGACAATTAAACTTAATAGTAATGAAAATCCCTATCCTCCCTCGCCTGCGGTGCTAGCTGTGCTGAAGAATATTGAAGGAGAGTGGTTACGACGGTATCCAGAACCGTTAGGGGGAGAATTCCGGCGAGCTGCGAGTAAAGTCTTGGGCGTTCCTAGTGATTGGATCATTGTCGGTAATGGCAGTGATGAAGTTTTGAATTTAGTGATTCGAGCTTGCACTGAGCCTGGAAAAAAAGTAGTTTACCCGATACCAACTTATGTATTATATGTGACTTTAACCCAAATGCAGGGGGCGGAACTTGTTGAGATTCCTTATGGAGAAGACTACAAATTACCCCTGGAAGAAATCATTGCCGCTAATGGGTCTGTAACATTCATCGCTTCGCCTAATAGTCCATCGGGACATATAGTCCCAATTGATGATTTACGACAACTAGCAAGCCGTTTAGCTGGGGTTTTAGTGATTGATGAAGCTTATGTTGATTTTGCCGAAGAGAATGCCTTGGCTTTGGTGAAGGAATACGAGAACGTGATTGTAATTCGCACACTTTCTAAGGGTTACTCGTTGGCTGGATTACGCCTGGGCTTTGGTGTGGCTAATCCTAGGTTGCTGCATGGATTGTTTAAGGTCAAGGATAGCTATAATATTGATGCGATCGCCTGTACCTTAGGAACAGCTGCCATTACTGATCAAGATTACAAAAATGCTTGTGTAGCCAAGGTGAAAGCGTCGCGGACGCAACTAGCCACAGACTTAAAAAAATTAAATTTTCAGGTTTGGGATTCCCAGACTAACTTTTTGTTGGTACAGCCGCCCCAAGAAAATGCCGAATATCTCTATCAACAGCTCAAAGAACGCCAAATTTTAGTCCGCTATTTCCCACAGCCAGGACTGGATAATAAATTACGCATCACTGTTGGCACAGATGCCCAAAATCAAATTTTAATAGAAACACTGAGTCAAATTTGTTCGTAG
- a CDS encoding type II toxin-antitoxin system RelE/ParE family toxin: MQSEASPIQIALTPRFKRDIRELAKRYRSIRSDIQPLIEQLQAGKIPGDRIAGVKYHVFKVRLKNSNIQKGKSGGYRVIYYVKTEEEIILTTIYSKSDISDVNNEIIEEAIAKYEQEIKIEDNPN; encoded by the coding sequence ATGCAGAGTGAAGCATCACCGATTCAGATTGCTCTTACACCACGTTTTAAAAGGGATATACGAGAACTTGCTAAACGCTATCGTTCAATTCGTAGTGATATCCAACCCTTAATAGAACAACTTCAAGCAGGTAAAATTCCTGGAGATAGAATTGCTGGAGTTAAATATCATGTTTTTAAAGTTCGTCTGAAAAATAGCAACATTCAAAAAGGAAAAAGTGGAGGCTATCGAGTCATTTATTATGTGAAAACTGAAGAAGAAATCATCCTGACGACAATTTATTCTAAATCCGATATTTCTGATGTTAATAATGAAATTATTGAAGAAGCGATCGCAAAATATGAACAAGAAATTAAAATAGAAGATAATCCGAACTAA
- a CDS encoding TetR/AcrR family transcriptional regulator yields the protein MTRTIRSSALTRTRLIEAASQVFASLGVQGATTREIARVARVNEVTLFRHFASKEQLLRAVIENASALQTEALAHPEAWTQNIGVDLKKYAQLYNSMLEAHEDLIRTFIGEAKRHPEAAKEIIQEAAKPLGEKLVAYLQSSQKRGTVRLDLDPLPAVDMFTGMLLAGMLCRRVKFNQNSYSCEDYIETCVDIFVRGIAVPV from the coding sequence ATGACTAGAACTATCCGCTCATCCGCTCTTACCCGTACACGTTTGATAGAAGCTGCCTCACAGGTATTTGCTAGTTTAGGTGTTCAAGGCGCAACTACTCGTGAAATAGCTCGTGTGGCTAGAGTGAATGAGGTGACTTTATTTCGACACTTTGCTAGTAAAGAACAACTTCTCAGGGCAGTAATTGAAAATGCCTCAGCCCTCCAGACAGAAGCCCTCGCCCACCCGGAAGCTTGGACACAGAATATCGGCGTTGATTTAAAAAAGTATGCCCAGCTTTATAATTCCATGTTGGAAGCACACGAAGATTTGATTCGGACTTTCATTGGGGAAGCTAAACGTCATCCTGAAGCAGCTAAGGAAATTATTCAAGAAGCTGCCAAGCCTTTGGGTGAAAAATTGGTTGCTTACTTGCAATCTAGTCAGAAACGAGGCACTGTTAGACTTGACCTTGATCCGTTGCCAGCTGTTGATATGTTTACAGGGATGCTATTAGCGGGGATGCTCTGCCGTCGGGTAAAATTTAACCAAAATAGCTACAGTTGTGAGGATTATATTGAAACTTGTGTAGATATTTTTGTGCGTGGTATTGCAGTTCCTGTTTAA
- a CDS encoding rhomboid family intramembrane serine protease, with translation MIPISDNIRLRHQPIMIYWLIGINIALFLWQLKLEVSGELGYFINSWGLIPAQITSAVVNAIYFNPAAWVVVFWRSTSVFLGMFLHGSFSQILGNLLFLWVFGKTVENVIGHGRFLGLYLGAGMLTGIAQVILEPSLTIPLIGANGAIAAVLGAYICKFPKVTIDTILPLLIVYIPIEIPAYLYLVWWFIQQLFYGIGSLNIPPAGVNSGSLAYWAQFLGLFIGAAFMRFHQPSRK, from the coding sequence ATGATTCCTATCAGTGATAATATTCGCCTGCGTCATCAACCAATTATGATTTATTGGCTGATTGGCATTAACATTGCTTTATTCTTATGGCAACTTAAACTAGAGGTGAGTGGGGAATTAGGATATTTCATCAATAGTTGGGGTTTGATTCCCGCCCAAATTACTAGTGCAGTTGTCAATGCCATCTACTTTAATCCAGCGGCTTGGGTAGTTGTGTTTTGGCGTTCAACTTCTGTATTTTTAGGGATGTTTCTTCACGGTAGTTTTAGTCAAATTTTAGGCAATCTGCTATTTTTATGGGTTTTTGGTAAAACTGTAGAAAACGTGATTGGACATGGACGTTTCCTGGGATTGTATCTGGGTGCGGGGATGCTCACAGGAATAGCACAAGTTATTTTAGAACCGAGTTTGACAATACCATTAATTGGAGCCAATGGTGCGATCGCGGCAGTTCTAGGAGCTTATATATGCAAATTTCCTAAAGTTACAATTGACACCATTTTACCACTGCTAATTGTATATATCCCGATTGAAATTCCCGCCTATTTGTATCTAGTTTGGTGGTTTATCCAACAGTTATTTTACGGCATTGGTAGCTTAAATATTCCTCCCGCTGGTGTAAATTCAGGGAGTCTGGCCTACTGGGCGCAATTTTTGGGATTATTTATTGGTGCAGCTTTTATGCGATTCCATCAACCATCCCGTAAGTAA
- a CDS encoding GNAT family N-acetyltransferase codes for MSDHKIFLRLAEQTDAWVMSAIHIAAIKALPTTFYTKKQLLAWRNYRDKPNAKNILHNMQAEIFWVAVENNLLTGFASFMVDELIALYVHPYYQGQGIGRALVTHFCQEAAHQGIEKVVTTASLYAEGFYSRLGFTAIKRAPHQLRTGIVVPVTKMSKNLTPLNQDIF; via the coding sequence ATGAGCGATCACAAAATATTTCTGCGACTCGCTGAACAAACAGATGCGTGGGTGATGAGTGCAATTCATATTGCTGCCATCAAAGCTCTGCCGACAACTTTTTACACCAAAAAACAGTTGTTGGCTTGGCGTAATTATCGCGACAAGCCTAATGCAAAAAACATTTTACACAATATGCAAGCCGAAATTTTCTGGGTTGCTGTTGAGAATAATCTGCTCACAGGTTTTGCTAGTTTCATGGTTGACGAACTGATTGCACTGTATGTGCATCCTTATTATCAAGGTCAAGGCATAGGGCGAGCTTTAGTTACACACTTTTGTCAGGAAGCTGCTCATCAAGGTATAGAAAAAGTAGTTACAACTGCTAGTCTTTATGCTGAAGGATTTTACTCTCGACTAGGATTTACTGCTATCAAAAGAGCGCCGCATCAGTTAAGAACTGGCATAGTGGTTCCAGTTACCAAAATGAGTAAAAATTTAACTCCCCTGAATCAAGATATATTTTAA
- a CDS encoding NAD(P)/FAD-dependent oxidoreductase: protein MTQQTPRICILGGGFGGLYTALRLSQLPWEKGEKPEIVLVDQSDRFIFAPLLYELLTGELQTWEIAPPFEELLQNTGVRFCQAIVSTIDTEQQRVHLQDGLEIAYDRLVLALGGETPLDMVPGATSHAYPFRNITDAYRLEERLRVLEESNADKIRVAIVGAGYSGVELACKLADRLGEKGRFRLIEISDQILRTSPDFNREAAKKALDAKKVFVDLETKVESIGQDTISLEYKNQVDTIPVDLVIWTVGTKVAPVVRTLALKQNQRGQITTIPTLQVLEHPEIFALGDLADCRDAEGQQVPATAQVAFQQADYTAWNIWASVTNRPLLPFRYQQLGEMMALGKDNATLTGLGVKLDGSFAHIARRLAYLYRMPTLDHQLKVGFNWLVRPIIDTLSN, encoded by the coding sequence ATGACTCAACAAACTCCTAGAATATGTATCCTCGGCGGAGGCTTTGGTGGTCTATATACCGCCCTCCGTTTAAGCCAGTTACCTTGGGAAAAGGGCGAAAAGCCCGAAATTGTCCTAGTTGATCAAAGCGATCGCTTTATTTTTGCACCTTTACTCTACGAATTACTCACCGGAGAATTGCAAACCTGGGAAATCGCCCCACCTTTTGAAGAACTTCTCCAGAACACAGGTGTACGTTTTTGTCAAGCGATTGTCTCTACAATTGACACCGAACAACAACGGGTACATTTACAAGATGGGCTAGAAATCGCTTACGATCGCTTAGTATTAGCCTTGGGTGGAGAAACACCATTAGATATGGTTCCCGGTGCTACATCCCACGCTTACCCATTCCGCAACATTACAGATGCCTATCGTTTAGAAGAACGTCTGCGAGTTCTCGAAGAATCCAATGCCGACAAAATTCGCGTCGCCATTGTAGGCGCTGGTTATAGTGGCGTAGAATTAGCCTGTAAGTTAGCAGACAGACTCGGAGAAAAGGGACGTTTCCGCCTGATTGAAATCAGTGATCAAATTTTACGCACTTCCCCAGACTTTAACCGCGAAGCTGCTAAAAAAGCTTTAGACGCAAAAAAAGTGTTTGTGGATTTAGAAACCAAAGTTGAATCCATTGGGCAGGATACCATCTCCCTAGAATACAAAAATCAGGTAGATACAATTCCTGTAGATTTAGTCATTTGGACTGTAGGAACAAAAGTTGCACCTGTAGTCCGCACACTAGCTTTAAAGCAAAATCAGCGTGGTCAAATTACCACTATACCCACTCTCCAAGTATTAGAACATCCAGAAATCTTTGCTTTGGGTGATTTAGCAGACTGTCGTGATGCTGAAGGTCAACAAGTCCCAGCTACAGCCCAAGTTGCTTTTCAACAAGCTGACTATACCGCTTGGAATATCTGGGCTTCCGTGACTAATCGCCCATTACTACCATTCCGTTACCAACAGTTAGGCGAAATGATGGCATTAGGCAAAGACAACGCCACACTGACAGGTTTAGGTGTGAAATTAGATGGTTCCTTTGCACACATTGCCCGTCGTCTAGCTTATCTCTATCGGATGCCAACTTTAGATCATCAACTCAAAGTTGGTTTTAATTGGCTAGTTCGTCCTATTATAGATACACTTTCTAATTAG